A region of the Sphingobium yanoikuyae genome:
GGCCTGCAACAAGAGTGACGAACCCGAAGTCGTCGGCGGCCCCGCCGATCCGATGGCTGCCCAGCTTGCCAACGCCGCGCCGGTCGAGCTGCCGCCGTCGGTCAAGGCCAACAAGCAGTTCCGCTGCAAGGACAACAGCCTGTTCTTCGTCGACTATATGAGCGACGACAAGAGCGCGATCCTGCGCACCGAAAAGAATGGCGCGCCCACCATGCTGAAGGCTGCCGAAGCCGGCCAGCCCTTCACCGCCGAAGGTGGTTATGAGGTCAAGGGTTCGGGCAACGACGTGACGATCACCGTCCCCGGCAAGTCGGCGCAGGCCTGCCACGTCTGATCGCAGCATTGCCTGAGTCTTTTTTCTGACAGGGGCCGGTTCTTCCCTAGGAACCGGCCCTTTTTTCATGCCCGACGCCTTTCCTGAACGGCAGATAACGTGCCGGTTCAGGATGTTGCCAGCCAGCCGGTGGCAGAACAGCCTCGTACCAGAGATAAACAGGTCGAGGAGATGACCCATGAACTTCAAGAAGAGCCTGATCGCCATGGCCCTGGCGACCGCAACCGTCGCCACCGCTGTTCCGGCGACCTCCTTCGCCCGCGGCCACGACCGTGGCTGGCACCGTGGCGACCGCCATTATGACCATGGTCGCTATTCCGACCGTCGCGGCTATCGCGGTGATTATCGCTGCCGCAAGTCGGGCGGCACCACCGGCCTGCTGCTGGGCGGCGTTGCCGGTGCCCTGCTGGGTCGCGCGGTCGACACCCGCGGCGATCGCACCACCGGCACCGTCGTCGGCGCTGGCGCCGGCGCCCTGGCTGGCCGCGCCATCGACCGCAACAGCAGCTGCTAAGCGACTTAAGGGCGGCGGCCATGACTTGGCCGCCGCCTCCCCATTGTGAATCCCGCGCCACGCGTCTAAAGGCGCGCTCATGTCCAGCAGCGCCCCCCAGATCACCCCGCAGATCGTTGCCGAGCACGGTCTGTCCCCCGAAGAATATGATCGCGTCCTGAAGGCGATCGGCCGCGAGCCGAACCTGACGGAACTCGGGATCTTTTCGGTCATGTGGTCGGAGCATTGCTCCTATAAATCCTCCAAGATCCACCTGATGAAGCTGCCCACCAAGGGGCCGCAGGTGATCTGTGGCCCCGGCGAAAATGCCGGCGTGGTCGACATCGGCGATGGCCAGGCCGCCATCTTCAAGATGGAAAGCCACAACCACCCCAGCTACATCGAACCCTATCAGGGCGCCGCGACCGGTGTCGGCGGCATTCTGCGCGACGTGTTCACCATGGGCGCCCGCCCGGTGGCCAACATGAACGCGCTCCGCTTCGGCCGCCCCGACCACCCCAAGATGAAGCATCTCATCAGCGGCGTGGTCCATGGCATTGGCGGCTATGGCAATTGTGTCGGCGTCCCGACCGTGGGCGGCGAGGTGAATTTCCACCCGGCCTATGACGGCAATATCCTGGTCAATGCGATGACCGTCGGTATCGCCGATACCGACAAGATCTTCTATTCGGCCGCCAGCGGCGTCGGCAACCCGATCGTCTATGTCGGGTCCAAGACCGGCCGCGACGGCATCCATGGCGCGACCATGGCGTCGGCCGATTTCGGCGAGGATAGCGAAGAGAAGCGCCCCACCGTCCAGGTCGGCGATCCCTTCACCGAAAAGCTGCTGATCGAGGCGTGTCTTGAACTGATGGCGTCGGACGC
Encoded here:
- a CDS encoding glycine zipper 2TM domain-containing protein; the protein is MNFKKSLIAMALATATVATAVPATSFARGHDRGWHRGDRHYDHGRYSDRRGYRGDYRCRKSGGTTGLLLGGVAGALLGRAVDTRGDRTTGTVVGAGAGALAGRAIDRNSSC